The following proteins are encoded in a genomic region of [Eubacterium] hominis:
- a CDS encoding DUF3846 domain-containing protein has protein sequence MKEEKIKVLVVEPQKKPRVEVIENTLDAKREIVQGEIELVELSDTADLICNEEGKYIGLEANRRFGNDVLVGTFLIVGSDGSEDFCSLSEEDIALYMERFGQIEDLKQEDIPEICYKIYGFE, from the coding sequence GTGAAGGAAGAAAAAATCAAAGTGTTAGTCGTAGAACCGCAGAAAAAACCACGAGTCGAAGTCATAGAGAACACACTTGATGCAAAACGAGAAATCGTTCAAGGAGAAATCGAACTCGTAGAATTAAGCGATACTGCTGATTTGATCTGTAATGAGGAAGGAAAGTATATCGGTCTAGAAGCAAATCGTCGTTTCGGTAATGATGTTCTGGTAGGTACGTTTTTGATTGTCGGATCGGATGGTAGTGAAGATTTCTGTTCGTTAAGTGAAGAGGATATTGCATTGTATATGGAAAGATTCGGACAAATCGAAGATCTGAAACAGGAAGATATTCCAGAAATTTGCTACAAGATTTATGGATTTGAATAA
- a CDS encoding ribbon-helix-helix protein, CopG family, with product MTTNKQRTTIWLSPEIFDSLDSITERNNCRSRSELIEKAIKFYDGYTRSQENEYLPIALSSALNGIVKTSEDRIARVLFKNAVELAMMMNVLSATAEIDETTLRKLRAKCIKDVKGTLGKINFEEVYKYQNT from the coding sequence ATGACAACCAATAAACAAAGAACAACGATATGGTTAAGTCCAGAAATATTTGATTCTCTTGACAGCATAACAGAAAGAAATAACTGTAGAAGCAGGAGTGAACTGATTGAAAAAGCAATCAAGTTTTATGATGGGTATACTCGTTCGCAAGAGAACGAGTATCTTCCCATTGCTTTATCATCGGCATTAAATGGTATCGTTAAAACAAGCGAAGATCGCATTGCAAGAGTCCTGTTCAAAAATGCAGTGGAACTCGCAATGATGATGAATGTATTATCCGCTACCGCAGAAATTGATGAAACGACTTTACGCAAACTGAGAGCGAAATGTATTAAAGATGTGAAAGGAACATTAGGAAAGATCAATTTTGAAGAAGTGTATAAATATCAAAATACATAG
- the dcm gene encoding DNA (cytosine-5-)-methyltransferase, which produces MNQLNLFELIKKPYKITKPIRLIELFAGIGAQAAALKRLHVRYENYRVIEVDQHAVDSYNEIHNTDFNVSDITKITADDLHIVNRDQYEYIVTYSFPCQDLSKSGKGLGMGKGSGTRSGLLWEVERLLKECVELPQILLMENVPDVVGKKNIKDFLQWQSVLESLGYSNYIECLNAKDYGIPQTRNRAYMVSILGDYFYKFPEPKPLELCLKDMLEDTVDESYFLNREQLVKVLSGKFDQHRRIMDISKLCSTLTTKPERIYGEIDSEMKLENEHILYGIVPMILASKTRSIVECIAMKENTKKGYAIAEDGDGVYIDRPHQKRGVVQKGMIQTLKTASHDVAVVSKMNDGRAFYVRTLTALEYWRLMGFNDEDYEKAAKVSSKTQLYKQAGNSIVVDVLEAIFKQFF; this is translated from the coding sequence ATGAATCAATTAAATCTATTTGAATTAATAAAGAAACCTTATAAGATTACAAAACCTATCCGTTTGATAGAATTATTTGCAGGTATCGGTGCACAGGCAGCAGCTTTGAAAAGACTGCATGTACGATATGAAAATTATCGTGTCATTGAAGTAGATCAACATGCTGTCGACAGTTACAATGAGATTCACAATACTGATTTCAATGTTTCAGACATCACCAAGATTACCGCTGATGATCTGCATATAGTAAATAGAGATCAATATGAATATATTGTGACCTATTCATTCCCTTGTCAGGATCTTTCTAAATCAGGAAAAGGTTTGGGTATGGGCAAAGGTAGCGGAACTAGATCAGGCCTGCTTTGGGAGGTCGAAAGACTACTGAAAGAATGTGTGGAATTACCTCAGATTCTTTTGATGGAGAATGTCCCAGATGTGGTTGGTAAAAAAAATATCAAGGATTTTTTGCAATGGCAATCTGTCCTTGAAAGTCTTGGTTACAGCAACTACATAGAGTGTCTGAATGCGAAAGACTATGGTATTCCTCAGACAAGAAACCGAGCATATATGGTGTCGATACTGGGGGATTACTTCTATAAGTTTCCAGAGCCGAAACCTTTAGAACTATGCCTGAAAGATATGTTAGAAGACACTGTTGATGAAAGTTATTTTTTGAATAGAGAACAGCTTGTAAAAGTATTGAGCGGAAAGTTCGATCAGCATAGAAGGATCATGGATATAAGCAAACTCTGCAGCACCTTAACTACAAAGCCAGAAAGAATATATGGTGAAATTGACTCTGAAATGAAGTTAGAAAATGAACATATTCTATATGGCATCGTGCCAATGATCTTGGCATCAAAAACAAGAAGTATTGTTGAGTGTATAGCAATGAAAGAAAATACGAAAAAAGGTTATGCAATAGCTGAAGATGGAGATGGAGTTTATATTGATCGTCCACATCAGAAAAGAGGTGTCGTACAGAAAGGGATGATTCAGACACTTAAAACAGCCAGTCATGATGTAGCAGTTGTATCTAAGATGAATGATGGCAGAGCATTTTATGTAAGAACATTAACCGCATTGGAATACTGGCGGCTGATGGGCTTCAATGATGAGGATTATGAAAAAGCGGCTAAAGTAAGTAGTAAAACACAGCTTTATAAACAGGCAGGGAACAGTATCGTAGTAGATGTCCTTGAGGCAATTTTCAAGCAGTTTTTCTGA
- a CDS encoding DUF4314 domain-containing protein, translating into MKKICRLVVILVFRTKAEIEHLKQIYPSGTKITMLHMCDDHPVPKGTHGVVDFVDDGGMIHMDWENGMPMAIDPSEDEFKVDLEKVIYVEKRMKNVIEALKKENAEFHIGNIVEQRQGKDMSYHGSPFYETITIIQDGDLVFEHSDFGKRYYPNKIEFERMSDLSKIEENTIKQLQDEIAELENKISIKKQEISNVQNNFKRINETFAQVLNEEPEEIVCKQEMKFE; encoded by the coding sequence TTGAAGAAGATATGCAGATTGGTCGTGATCTTAGTGTTTAGAACAAAAGCAGAAATAGAGCACCTGAAACAAATATATCCAAGTGGAACAAAAATCACTATGCTTCATATGTGTGATGATCATCCAGTTCCTAAAGGTACACATGGTGTTGTTGATTTTGTAGATGATGGAGGAATGATACACATGGATTGGGAGAATGGTATGCCTATGGCAATCGATCCTAGTGAAGATGAGTTTAAGGTTGATTTAGAAAAAGTGATCTATGTTGAGAAACGTATGAAGAATGTTATAGAAGCATTAAAAAAGGAAAATGCAGAGTTTCATATCGGTAATATCGTTGAACAACGTCAGGGAAAGGATATGTCTTATCATGGCTCTCCATTTTATGAAACGATCACAATTATCCAAGATGGTGACTTAGTATTTGAACATTCAGATTTTGGAAAGCGATATTACCCAAATAAGATTGAATTTGAGAGAATGTCTGATCTTTCAAAAATCGAAGAGAATACCATCAAGCAATTACAAGATGAAATTGCAGAACTGGAAAATAAGATAAGCATCAAGAAACAGGAAATCAGCAATGTTCAAAATAATTTTAAACGTATAAATGAAACATTTGCACAGGTGTTAAATGAAGAACCAGAAGAAATCGTATGTAAACAAGAAATGAAATTTGAATAG